CCCTTGTTTTGTTTCTCGCCACAATTGAATAATGATCGGCACAACAATAACAAGCACGAGTAGGGAAAGTCCACCTAAAAGCCAAGCAAATGTCGTATCACCAGCTTGAATGAAATTCATGGCTTCAAATCCAATTCCTAATAAAAGTAGAAAAGAAAGTCCTACTGTAAAGAGAAGTACATATTTGTTTTGCATTTTCATCCCTCCTATGTTAAAAATAATTAACTTCGTGTTATAAATATATAACATAATATTCATTATTGCAATGGGTAATAGTCAAAATATTTATTCTTTTACTTTTGAAATTAAAGTAAAATGACCTTAGCGTTTGAGTATAATAGTGGAAAGGGGGAGAAGATGATGGAGCACAAACTGTTTAAATATATGACAGAATTTACTTCACTTCGTGTTGAACAGCAACAAGCGATTATGGAAGATATCCAAATAAAAGAGTATAAAAAAGGAACCGTTCTCCTTACACAAGAAGATGTTCCTAGAAAATGTTATTTTGTGTTAAAAGGTTGTATTAGACAATACTCAATTAATGAAGAAGGAAAAGAGTTTACTTCGAATTTCTATACAGAAGACCAAGCAATTGCAAATTTTAATCGTTATAAGAAAGAGAAACAATCAGAATATTATTTGACATGTTTAGAAGACTGTATTTTGGTTGTTGGCGATCTCGATACAGAAGAGAAAATGTACAAGAAATACGCTGGGCTCGAAACGATGACACGTAAAATGGTCGAAAAAAATTTAGGTGAAGTTCAAGATGAATTTGCTGAATTCATTGCTACAACTCCTGAAAAACGGTTTAAGACTCTCTTACAAAAAAGACCCGAACTAATCAATCGTGTACCTCAATATCAGTTAGCAAGTTATTTAGGAATGACACCAGAGTCATTAAGCAGAATTAAGAAGAGAGTTTCAGATGGTAAAGTCATGTAGTGTTAGCCATGCTTCCCACCTTTTGCGAGTAACCAAAGACCAAATCCTATTTCACCAAGAATCATTGGGATACTAAAAATATACTCAAATAAAGTAATGACATCGTTAGCTTCAGAAAGAAAAGTGTATCCAAAATGAATGGTTATGTATCCTATTGAAGCAATGATTAGTAGGACACTTATCACCTTAGGAATATTTCTTGATTGATAAGTTAAATACCCGATAATCAATAAATGTCCTCCAAAGATGATTAACCCAATTGACCAAACATAATCAAACGTATTCAATAACAGCAATACATATCCTTGAATTTGTTCAATATTAAAAGAAATTAGAACTTCTGGATGAACTGTAACCATCAAAACCAAAATTAAACACAGGATAGCTACTCCTAATATTGCTGAATAAATGAGGCGAAACCAAGCTCCAAGCAATGAAAGGGGTTGATGGACTGGCTTTAGAAAGAAATAAAAGCCCCAAGCGACTAAAACGTCACAAATAAGAATCAAAACCCATCCGAAAATTCCAGCTTTAAAGAGCATTTTAGATGATTGGATGTTATGAAGTGTGGTAGCAGCATCATGAGGAACAACTAATTCACTAAGCACATAACCATATGAAAAAAAGGCAGCAAATGCCATGATGAATAGTGTAGTTCCCGCTGTTAAAGCAGCTTTTCGCCGAGCAGATGTTTCTGTTACAACGTTAGACATTAAATCATCTCCTTTTGTCATTCATTAGATTCATTTTAATAAGGATATCAATTGTTTTCATTGACTTAAATCAAGAGAGTGAAGGGTAATTACTGAAGCGAAACTTTCTCCCAGTCTATACACAATTAGAGTTAATTGGTAAAATGATTAATAATTTCAAAGGTGAAGGAGGACATATATGAATATTAGAAAGCTAGAATTAGATGAAAAACCACCTATTGATTTGCTTTTATTAGCTGATCCTTCTCATATGATTGTGGAAAGATATATAGAAAGAGGGGACTGCTATATCGCTGAAAAGGAGGGTGAGGCTATTGGTGTTTATGTGTTGCTTCCGACAAAGCCAAACACGATTGAGCTAGTAAACGTTGCAGTGAAAGAAACATATCAAAAACAAGGGTTTGGTAAACAATTAGTATTAGATGCTCTTAAACAGGCTGCTTTATGTGGGTTTAAAACAGTTGAAGTAGGAACAGGAAATTCGAGTATTGAACAACTAGCACTCTATCAAAAGTGTGGTTTTAGAATAAAGAGTGTAGATAGCGATTTTTTTGTTAAGCATTATCCACAAGTTATATATGAAAATGGAATCCAATGTCGAGATATGGTCCGGTTATCTATAGAGCTTTGAAGAGAGAGGGATTGGTTACTTGGTTATCAAAAGTGAAAACGATATTATTCAACTGGTTGAAAAAGATCAGTGGATGATGGATATCATAAGGTCTGTAAAGAGACTGCAATTACCGGATTGGTGGATATGCGCTGGTTTTGTTCGCTCAAAGATTTGGGATGTTCAGCAGGGGTTCACGGAGAGGACGAAGCTCCCAGACGTAGATGTGATTTACTATGATAAAAGTAATACCGATGAAAAAACAGAAAAAAAGATTAGAAGAAAAACTATCAACGATTCAACCTAATATCCCGTGGTCTGTTAAAAACCAAGCAAGAATGCACAAGATAAGTAATCTACTACCTTATTCATCATCAGAGGATGGAATATCAAAATTTCCAGAAACAGCGACAGCCTTAGGGATTAAATTGGAGGATAAAGATCGAGTCAAGCTCACGGCTCCTTGGGGAATAGAGGATGCCATTCGTTTAAAAGTGAAGCCTACTCCTATGTATTGTATCAATAAAGAGCTGTTTTTTATTTATGAAG
This portion of the Bacillus carboniphilus genome encodes:
- a CDS encoding DUF4386 domain-containing protein — its product is MSNVVTETSARRKAALTAGTTLFIMAFAAFFSYGYVLSELVVPHDAATTLHNIQSSKMLFKAGIFGWVLILICDVLVAWGFYFFLKPVHQPLSLLGAWFRLIYSAILGVAILCLILVLMVTVHPEVLISFNIEQIQGYVLLLLNTFDYVWSIGLIIFGGHLLIIGYLTYQSRNIPKVISVLLIIASIGYITIHFGYTFLSEANDVITLFEYIFSIPMILGEIGFGLWLLAKGGKHG
- a CDS encoding nucleotidyltransferase family protein, giving the protein MVIKSENDIIQLVEKDQWMMDIIRSVKRLQLPDWWICAGFVRSKIWDVQQGFTERTKLPDVDVIYYDKSNTDEKTEKKIRRKTINDST
- a CDS encoding GNAT family N-acetyltransferase translates to MNIRKLELDEKPPIDLLLLADPSHMIVERYIERGDCYIAEKEGEAIGVYVLLPTKPNTIELVNVAVKETYQKQGFGKQLVLDALKQAALCGFKTVEVGTGNSSIEQLALYQKCGFRIKSVDSDFFVKHYPQVIYENGIQCRDMVRLSIEL
- a CDS encoding Crp/Fnr family transcriptional regulator, coding for MEHKLFKYMTEFTSLRVEQQQAIMEDIQIKEYKKGTVLLTQEDVPRKCYFVLKGCIRQYSINEEGKEFTSNFYTEDQAIANFNRYKKEKQSEYYLTCLEDCILVVGDLDTEEKMYKKYAGLETMTRKMVEKNLGEVQDEFAEFIATTPEKRFKTLLQKRPELINRVPQYQLASYLGMTPESLSRIKKRVSDGKVM
- a CDS encoding nucleotidyltransferase family protein translates to MKKQKKRLEEKLSTIQPNIPWSVKNQARMHKISNLLPYSSSEDGISKFPETATALGIKLEDKDRVKLTAPWGIEDAIRLKVKPTPMYCINKELFFIYEERVKKKNWQSIWNKIEIYYSNHSIE